A window of Streptomyces sp. NBC_01142 genomic DNA:
GCGCGGGCTGACCGCACCGATCTCGGCCCAGCACCGGCACGCCTGGAGCGACGGCCTGGCGATGCGCGCGGCGCCCTTCGGAGTCTTCGCGGCGGGCCTTCCGGCCGAGGCGGCGCGGCTGGTCGCGATCGACGGAAGCGTCAGCCACGAAGGCGAGGGCATCTACGGCGGCCAGGCGGTGGCGGCCGCCGTCGCCGCGGCGATGGCGGGCTCCGGCCCGGCCGGGATGATCGGCGCGGCGCTGTCCGTGGTCCCGATGGACTCGTGGACCGCCCGCTCCCTGCGCCGCGCGGTCGTCGCGGCCCAGCGGACCCACGCGGACACGCTCGCGATGGAACGGGCGGTGCGCTCGGCGGTCGTCATCGGCGGCTACCCCTGGACGGACCTGGCCCCGGAGGCGGTGGGTCTGGCCTTCGGCGCGTTCGCGGCGGCCCGCGGCGACTTCCGCAGGTCAGTCCTGACGGCGGTCAACATGGGCCGCGACGCGGACACGACCGCGGCGGTCGCGGGAGCGCTGGCGGGGGCGCTGTCCGGCGCGACGGCCATTCCCCCCGAGTGGTCCTCGGTGATCGGTCCGGTCCGCGGCAGCTGCCTCCCGTCGATGCAGGGCTACCACGTCCTGGACATCGCGGAACTCCTCACCCCGGACGACGACCCCGAGGCCCGCTCATGACGCCCGCAGCGGGGGACACGAGCCGGGGAACGGCACCCGGACCGGGAGAGGCCGACCGGGGGGCGGAAACGCCGCTCTGCGCCGGTTGCGGCGGGACCGGACTCCGCGGACCCGCGCCGGCCGCTCCCGGAACCCGGGACGAACCGTCGCCCCCGCCGGAGGGCACCGGCGCGGGTCACCGGCCCGGCCCCGGCACCTCACCGCGCGCGCACGAAGCGCCGGGCACCGGGCGGGGGGCCGGGGCCCTGTCCCCCGTTCCGGGAAGGGGCGGGGTGAGGGAAGAGCACCCCGCCCCGGTCCCCCCGGTCCCCCCGGTCGCTCCCCTCCGCCCCATCGAAGGCCTCCTCCTCGGCCTCGCCGCCGGAGACGCCGCCGGGTGGCCCGCCGCCCGGCACCGCGCCGCCCGGATGCCCGAGTGGACCCGGCGCCTCACCCGCGAACTCGACACCTTCGCCGAGCAGAACGCGACCACCACCCTTCCCGTCCCCATCGCCCTCAACCAGCCCCCCGAACCCCTCCGGCTGGGCCCCTCCGACGATGCCGAGTGGGCAGCCTTCGCCGCCGAGACCGTTCTCATCGCCGCCGGTCACCTCTTCCACGGTCTCGCCCCCGCCCGCCGGATGCGCGCCGCCGTCGACCTCGCCTGGAACTCCCTGGCCAGCGAGGTCGCCGCGGCCGCCGACCGCGCCCCCGAGGTCGAGTCCGCCGTACTCCCCCTCCGCGCCCGGATCTCCGTACGCGCCGGGCTCGGCAATCTCGCCACCGGTCTGCGTCCACCCGCCACCGGCCACGACAACCCGCACTACTTCGACGACGCCGCCTGCGTACGCGCCGCCGTCCTCGCCGTCGTCCACCCCGGCGACCCGGCCGCCGCCGCCGAGTTGGCCGAGTTCGACGCGCGGTACACCCAGGACGGCGACGGCGTGCACGGCGCCCGCGCCATGGCCGCCGCCGTCGCCGCGGCGCTCGGCGGCGCACCCGTCGACGACGCGGTCGACGCCGCCCTCGCCGAACTCCCCGACGCCACCGAGATCGGCCGCAACGCCCACCACGCCGTCAAGCTGGCCCGCGACGCCGACGGCGCTTTCGCCCTCGTACCGCTCCTCGAGCACCAGATCGTCGACCACGTCTACAGCTACGGAATCGCCGCCGCCGAGACCGTCCCGGTCGCGCTCGCCGTGGCCACCGCCGCCCGCGGCCGGGTCGCCGAAGCCGTGCCCGCGGCCGCATGTCTCTCCCGCGTCGCCGACTCCGCCCCCGCGCTCGCCGGTGCGCTGACGGGCGCACTCGGCGGTGGCGAAGCCATCCCGGCGAGCTGGCGCGATGCCTGCCGCACCCTGGCGGGCTGTGCGCTCCCCCGGCTCGCCGGCACGGATCTCGTCGAACTCGCCGGGCTTCTCGCACACACGGAACTGACCGCCCGAGGTGGACAATTCCGACATGACGCTCACACTTGAGGACCGGATCACGGGCAGCCTGGTCGGCGCGGCGGTCGGTGACGCGCTCGGCGGCCCGGTCGAGGGCTACACCCCGGAGCAGATCGTGGAACGGCACGGCGGCCGCGTCCACGGCATCGTCGGCCCGTGGAACGGGGACGAATGGCGCACCGCCCGCCCCCTCGCCCCGTACCACAAGGGTGACGGCCACATCACCGACGACACCCTGATGACCCACGCGCTGATCCGCGTGTACGCAACCGTCCGTGACCATCTCGACGCGTACGCCGTCGCCGACCATCTGGTACCCGACCTGATCTCGAACCCCCGCTGGATCCCTGAGCTGGAGGCGGAGGCGCTCCCCCTTCAGCGGATCTTCCTCGCCGAGAAGTGGATCGTCGCCCGTCTCCACTACGGACACAACGACCCGCGCGAGGCGGGCGTGGGCAATATCGTCAACTGCGGTGCGGCGATGTACATGGCGCCGGTGGGCCTGGTCAACGCGGCGCATCCCACCGCCGCTTACGCCGAGGCCCTCGACATCGCGGGCGCGCACCAGTCCTCGTACGGGCGTGAGGCGGCGGCCGTCTTCGCGGCAGCGGTGGCGGCGGCGTGCGGACCGGGCGCGACACCCACCACAGTGATCGACGCGGCCCTCTCCCTGGCCAAGGACGGTACGCGCGCGGCCATCGAGGCGGTGGCCGACGTCGCGGCCCGCCATGCGGACTTCGAATCGGCCCTCGCCCCTCTCCGTGCCGCGATCGCGCCCTTCGACACCGTCGGCCCGGACTACCGGGCCCCGTCCCTGGCGGCCCGGCGCCCCTCCCGGCTCCACGCCATCGAGGAACTCCCCATCGCCCTTGGCATGCTGGTGGTGGGCGGGGGCGACTACCGCCGTACGGTCCTCGGCTCCGTCAACTACGGCCGGGACTGCGACTCGATCGCGACGATGGCCGGGGCGGTCGCGGGAGCGCTCCACGGCGAGTCCGCGGTCCCGGGTGACTGGGCGAAACGGGTCGCCGAGGCCAGCCGCCTCGACCTGCACGCCCCGGCGGCGGAACTGACCCGGGTCACCCGCGAGGTCTTCACCCGCGACGCGGCACGCCGCCGCGCCCACGAGGCCGCGTTCGCCCGCCTGACGGAGGCGCGATGACGGCCGGCCTCCGGCTCACCTGGGTCCAGCCGGAAGACCTGATCGGCCATGAGCTGCGCCAGGCGCGGGAGGACGGCCGCGACGCCTCCCGGATCCGCGACCGCTGGGTCGACGCGGGCGGCCGGGTGGCCCCGCCCCGCGCGGGCGCTTCCCCGACCGCGGCGTCCCCCGCGCTCCGCGATCTGGCGCACGAGCTGCTGGACGAACTGGCCCTGATTCCCTCCCCGTTGGCCCACGACGAACCGACGGAGCTCGCCGCGATCGTCGCGGCCTGCCCCGCGTGGCCGGCCACGCGCGACCCGTACCCGGGCCGGGCGGACGATGCACCGGCAAGCACCCCGCCCGCCCCCGGTTCGCGCGAAGCACCCAGCTCTGCCCCGGCCGCGGGCACAGGCACGGGCACAGGCACAGAGGAGAGTCATCCCCTGCACGCCGCCTGGCTCGGGCGTGCCGTGGGCTGCCTCCTGGGCAAACCCGTGGAGAAGCTTCCCCTCCACGCCATCCGCGACCTCGCCCGCGCCACCGGCAACTGGCCCCTCCACACCTGGTTCACCGCCAAGGGCCTCCCCGCCGAACTCGCCGCCGCCCACCCCTGGAACCGCCGCAGCGCCGCCACCTCCCTCGCCGAGAACATCGACGGCATGCCCGAGGACGACGACCTCAACTTCCCCCTCGTCAACCTGCTCCTCCTCCAGCGCCACGGAAGGAACTTCACCACCGCCCAGGTCGGCCGACTCTGGCTGGACGAGCTCCCGGCCGGGCGTACCTTCACCGCCGAGCGCGTCGCCTACCGCAATCTCCTCTGCGGCGTCGAACCCCCGCTCACCGCCCACCACCGCAATCCCTTCCGGGAGTGGATCGGTGCCGCCATCCGCGCCGACATCCACGGCTGGACGCACCCGGGCGACCCCGCGGCCGCCGCCCGGCAGGCCTACCGCGATGCCACGCTCACCCACACCGCGAACGGTGTGTACGGCGCGATGTTCGTCGCCGCCGCCCTGGCCACCGCCGCCACCCGTACCGCCGATGTGCACGACGCCCTCTCCGCCGGCCTGTCCGTCGTCCCCCCGCACTCCCGCCTCGCCCGCGCCGTACGCCTCGGCATCGAAACAGCCCGCACGGAACGGGACTTCGCGCAGGTGGCCGACCGGCTCCACGCCGCGTACGGCACCTACCACTGGGTCCACGTCATCCCCAACGCCGCCCTGCTCGCCGCCGCCCTCACCCACGCCGACGGCGACTTCACCGCCTCCATCTGCCGCGCCGTGTCCGGCGGCTGGGACACCGACTCCAACGGCGCGACCGCCGGTTCCCTCGCGGGTCTGATCGCCGGCCATCCCGACGCGCTCCCCGACCGCTGGACCGCACCGCTCAAGAACCGTCTCGCCACCTCCGTCACCGGCTTCGACGGGATCGGCTTCGACACCCTGGCCCACCTCACGCACCAGGAGGCACTCCGCCCATGACCGGCATCGTGGTGCTCGGCAGCACCAATATGGACCTCGTCGCGTATGTCGCCCACGCACCCAAACGCGGAGAGACCGTCACGGGACGTGAGTTCCGCACGATCCCCGGCGGCAAGGGCGCCAACCAGGCCGTCGCCGCCGCCCGGGCCGGCGGCGACGTCGCGATGATCGGCGCGGTCGGCACGGACGAATTCGGCGTACGGCTGCGCCAGACGCTGGTCTCCTCGGGCGTCGACACCGACCTCCTCCGCACCGCGGAGGGCCCCTCGGGCACCGCTCATATCGTCGTCGACGACGAAGGCGGCAACTCCATCGTCGTGATCCCCGGCGCGAACGGCACCGTCACCGCCCTCGCCCCCGGCGAGGAATCCCTCATCGCCACCGCCGACGCACTGCTCCTCCAGCTCGAACTCCCCCTGAGCGCCGTGCTCGACGGTGCCCAGGCCGCCCGCCGCCACGGTGTACGGACCGTCCTCACCCCCGCCCCCGCCCAGCCTCTGCCCCCCGAACTCCTCGCCGCCGCCGATCTGCTCGTCCCCAACGAGCACGAGGCAGCCACCCTCGCCGGCATCGCCGACCCGCACGCGGCGGCCGAGGCGCTGCTGCGTCAGGTCCCCGAGGTCGTGATCACGCTCGGCTCGGCCGGCAGCCTGTACGCGACCCGGGGCGC
This region includes:
- a CDS encoding ADP-ribosylglycohydrolase family protein, with protein sequence MTLTLEDRITGSLVGAAVGDALGGPVEGYTPEQIVERHGGRVHGIVGPWNGDEWRTARPLAPYHKGDGHITDDTLMTHALIRVYATVRDHLDAYAVADHLVPDLISNPRWIPELEAEALPLQRIFLAEKWIVARLHYGHNDPREAGVGNIVNCGAAMYMAPVGLVNAAHPTAAYAEALDIAGAHQSSYGREAAAVFAAAVAAACGPGATPTTVIDAALSLAKDGTRAAIEAVADVAARHADFESALAPLRAAIAPFDTVGPDYRAPSLAARRPSRLHAIEELPIALGMLVVGGGDYRRTVLGSVNYGRDCDSIATMAGAVAGALHGESAVPGDWAKRVAEASRLDLHAPAAELTRVTREVFTRDAARRRAHEAAFARLTEAR
- a CDS encoding ADP-ribosylglycohydrolase family protein, which encodes MREEHPAPVPPVPPVAPLRPIEGLLLGLAAGDAAGWPAARHRAARMPEWTRRLTRELDTFAEQNATTTLPVPIALNQPPEPLRLGPSDDAEWAAFAAETVLIAAGHLFHGLAPARRMRAAVDLAWNSLASEVAAAADRAPEVESAVLPLRARISVRAGLGNLATGLRPPATGHDNPHYFDDAACVRAAVLAVVHPGDPAAAAELAEFDARYTQDGDGVHGARAMAAAVAAALGGAPVDDAVDAALAELPDATEIGRNAHHAVKLARDADGAFALVPLLEHQIVDHVYSYGIAAAETVPVALAVATAARGRVAEAVPAAACLSRVADSAPALAGALTGALGGGEAIPASWRDACRTLAGCALPRLAGTDLVELAGLLAHTELTARGGQFRHDAHT
- a CDS encoding ADP-ribosylglycohydrolase family protein, translating into MTAGLRLTWVQPEDLIGHELRQAREDGRDASRIRDRWVDAGGRVAPPRAGASPTAASPALRDLAHELLDELALIPSPLAHDEPTELAAIVAACPAWPATRDPYPGRADDAPASTPPAPGSREAPSSAPAAGTGTGTGTEESHPLHAAWLGRAVGCLLGKPVEKLPLHAIRDLARATGNWPLHTWFTAKGLPAELAAAHPWNRRSAATSLAENIDGMPEDDDLNFPLVNLLLLQRHGRNFTTAQVGRLWLDELPAGRTFTAERVAYRNLLCGVEPPLTAHHRNPFREWIGAAIRADIHGWTHPGDPAAAARQAYRDATLTHTANGVYGAMFVAAALATAATRTADVHDALSAGLSVVPPHSRLARAVRLGIETARTERDFAQVADRLHAAYGTYHWVHVIPNAALLAAALTHADGDFTASICRAVSGGWDTDSNGATAGSLAGLIAGHPDALPDRWTAPLKNRLATSVTGFDGIGFDTLAHLTHQEALRP
- a CDS encoding ADP-ribosylglycohydrolase family protein, which codes for MLGLAVGDAIGAPAENMRPSEIRRRWGRIEGFVSDDPAGTDDTEYAIFSGLLLARHGSALTVTHVEQAWHHWIVDLDEGPFRGAGFSERGTLENLRRGLTAPISAQHRHAWSDGLAMRAAPFGVFAAGLPAEAARLVAIDGSVSHEGEGIYGGQAVAAAVAAAMAGSGPAGMIGAALSVVPMDSWTARSLRRAVVAAQRTHADTLAMERAVRSAVVIGGYPWTDLAPEAVGLAFGAFAAARGDFRRSVLTAVNMGRDADTTAAVAGALAGALSGATAIPPEWSSVIGPVRGSCLPSMQGYHVLDIAELLTPDDDPEARS
- the rbsK gene encoding ribokinase, which encodes MTGIVVLGSTNMDLVAYVAHAPKRGETVTGREFRTIPGGKGANQAVAAARAGGDVAMIGAVGTDEFGVRLRQTLVSSGVDTDLLRTAEGPSGTAHIVVDDEGGNSIVVIPGANGTVTALAPGEESLIATADALLLQLELPLSAVLDGAQAARRHGVRTVLTPAPAQPLPPELLAAADLLVPNEHEAATLAGIADPHAAAEALLRQVPEVVITLGSAGSLYATRGAPPLTVPAPRVTAVDTTAAGDTFVGTLAVALGEGRPMQQALIWASAAAALCVQRPGASTSMPYRTEIDDAS